In Grus americana isolate bGruAme1 unplaced genomic scaffold, bGruAme1.mat scaffold_1003, whole genome shotgun sequence, the following proteins share a genomic window:
- the LOC129200414 gene encoding LOW QUALITY PROTEIN: protocadherin beta-8-like (The sequence of the model RefSeq protein was modified relative to this genomic sequence to represent the inferred CDS: inserted 6 bases in 4 codons; substituted 2 bases at 2 genomic stop codons): protein MELRKSEEPLPGRAVALILLLYVSGMRAETNRYSVPEEVEXGSFVVNIAKDSSLTGEELSARQAQLVPEGEKQYLQLNQHTGDLVEREQMDQEELCGQTEPCLVRFEVLLESPLQSFXAEVSLTDINDHVPMFLNTEIVFKIPETAMPGARFLSESAQDPDVRSSSLQHYSISSKEYFHIYTRRRSGGRRYGELVLDXALDREQQAEVAFSITASDGGSPPRSSTSLMLVVVLDTNDNISVFSRSLYKVRVLENSSQGTLVVTVSASDLDSGTNGEIAYYLVQNPEENLKTFTINPETGQIRLQKPVDYKETKINEIDVQATDAGRKTVHCKVEVKVEDMSKHRGGPLQTCGTGTRRTTAGRATLFVELLDVNDNAPNFAQAFCTMVLSENKPAVMTLGRLSTXDADAGKNAHVRYALXSRPRYPAVASFVSVDAESGNVRALRPLDYKEVRAFEAAERAADCGSPLLSSQAVLRVLVRDENDNTPIVLHPHPESSAAAVELVPRWAXAGDLVAKVVAVDADAGQNAWLSYELATAPEPGLFRVGLHSGQVRTARALSERDAPRQSLVVLVRERGQPPRSATATLGIAPVDGFSDVFRQLNHAPAGRQGARTAVQLAAGWREGSQRGELGGSRSAAGRAGRQARARPSLAETRLRSPSSGWDSRVGVVPCRAGSCVLPLRRGSWAAGPAGQGG from the exons ATGGAGCTGAGGAAGAGCGAGGAACCGCTCCCAGGGAGAGCGGTGGCTCTGATCCTGCTCCTCTACGTGTCTGGGATGAGAGCAGAAACTAACCGGTATTCTGTGCCGGAAGAGGTGGA AGGCTCTTTTGTGGTGAATATAGCTAAGGATTCGTCACTGACCGGTGAGGAATTATCGGCTCGACAGGCTCAGCTCGTTcctgaaggagaaaagcagtatttacaGCTGAACCAACACACCGGAGATTTGGTGGAGCGAGAGCAGATGgaccaggaggagctgtgcggGCAGACCGAGCCTTGCCTGGTGCGTTTCGAGGTGCTGTTGGAGAGTCCACTGCAGTCCTTCTGAGCTGAGGTAAGCCTCACCGACATAAACGATCATGTTCCTATGTTCTTAAATACAGAGATAGTTTTCAAGATCCCGGAAACTGCAATGCCGGGGGCTCGATTTTTGTCGGAAAGCGCTCAGGATCCAGATGTGAGGAGCAGTAGTCTTCAGCATTACAGTATCAGCTCGAAGGAGTATTTCCATATCTACACCCGAAGGCGGAGTGGCGGGAGGAGGTACGGCGAACTGGTGTTGGACTGAGCCCTGGAccgggagcagcaggcagaagtGGCTTTCAGCATTACGGCTTCGGATGGTGGGTCTCCACCGCGGTCTAGTACATCCTTAATGCTCGTGGTAGTCCTGGATACAAATGACAACATCTCAGTATTTAGCCGGAGTCTGTATAAAGTCCGAGTGCTAGAAAATAGCTCCCAGGGTACCTTAGTGGTGACAGTGTCTGCTAGCGATTTAGACTCAGGAACGAACGGGGAAATAGCCTACTACCTAGTTCAAAATCCAGAGGAAAATCTCAAGACCTTTACAATAAATCCAGAGACAGGGCAGATTCGACTACAAAAGCCAGTGGATTACAAAGAAACGAAGATCAACGAGATAGACGTCCAGGCCACAGATGCAGGGCGCAAAACCGTGCACTGCAAAGTGGAGGTGAAAGTGGAAGACATGAGCAAACACCGTGGTGGCCCTCTTCAAACGTGCGGGACCGGGACTCGGAGGACAACGGCAGGACGAGCT ACTTTGTTCGTGGAGCTCCTGGACGTGAACGACAACGCTCCCAATTTCGCTCAGGCCTTTTGCACCATGGTGCTGAGCGAAAACAAGCCCGCGGTGATGACGCTGGGCCGCCTGAGTA TGGACGCCGACGCGGGAAAAAACGCCCACGTGAGATATGCGCT GAGCCGCCCTCGGTATCCCGCCGTGGCATCATTCGTGTCCGTGGACGCGGAGAGCGGAAACGTGAGGGCGCTGCGCCCTCTAGACTACAAGGAGGTCCGCGCTTTCGAAGCGGCGGAGCGCGCCGCCGACTGCGGCTCGCCGCTGCTCAGCTCCCAGGCGGTGCTGCGAGTGCTGGTGCGGGACGAGAACGACAACACGCCCATCGTGCTGCATCCGCACCCCGAGAGCAGCGCGGCGGCTGTCGAGCTGGTGCCGCGCTGGG CCGCAGGCGACCTGGTGGCCAAGGTGGTGGCGGTGGACGCGGACGCGGGGCAGAACGCGTGGCTGTCGTACGAGCTGGCCACGGCGCCGGAGCCGGGGCTGTTCCGCGTGGGGCTGCACAGCGGCCAGGTGCGCACGGCGCGGGCCCTGTCCGAGAGGGACGCGCCCCGGCAGAGCCTCGTCGTGCTGGTGCGAGAGCGCGGGCAGCCGCCGCGCTCCGCCACCGCCACCCTCGGCATCGCCCCGGTGGACGGCTTCTCCGACGTATTCCGGCAGCTCAACCACGCTCCTGCGGGGAGGCAAGGAGCGAGAACCGCTGTGCAGCTCGCGGCCGGCTGGCGAGAGGGAAGCCAACGCGGGGAGCTTGGTGGCTCCCGTTCCGCCGCCGGACGGGCCGGCCGGCAGGCGCGTGCACGCCCGAGCCTTGCCGAGACCCGCCTCCGTTCCCCGTCCTCAGGCTGGGATTCCCGAGTCGGTGTagtgccgtgccgtgctggTTCCTGCGTGCTGCCCCTGCGGAGAGGCTCCTGGGCGGCTGGTCCGGCCGGGCAAGGCGGCTGA
- the LOC129200416 gene encoding protocadherin beta-15-like, which translates to MAIARQVLCLSAFLSLPHARSEPIRYSVAEEGESGSVVANVAEDAGLAPAQLSARRARLASEDGRQHFRLDRGTGRLVVAERLDREQLCGQSGTCTLPFELLLANPLQFFRVEVAVEDINDHSPVFPEQQVTFKILETSNPGSRFPLEGARDLDIGSNSIQAYSISPKNEYFSVSFGSRRNGDKYVELVLEKPLDREEQAEMHFSLIAMDGGTPPRSGTTQVHIVVLDVNDNSPVFTQERYVGQVLENAPEGSVVVKVVASDLDAGPNGAISYQFSQAVGQSPSAFIIDPVSGEIRLTKPLDFEVAENHELSVRATDGGGLSAICKVLVEVVDVNDNAPELVVSSFSSPLPESASPGTVVALFTVRDRDAGANGKITCALEDQLSFSLRPAYKNYYELVTVSALDREETARYILTVTAADAGSPPLTTTQTFTVDISDVNDNAPVFNQTSYTMYVRENNVPTALVGAVSASDADVGPNAKVTYSLAPAHPAERPPCSCISVNSENGHVFVLRPLDYEHVRQIEVSVSASDAGSPRLSANVTVRLVVVDENDNAPLVLHPAQDSSPPSSELVPISAEAGYLVTKVVAVDADSGQNSWLSYHLLKASDPGLFAVGAQSGEVRLRRPVTERDAVKQKLVILVRDNGRPPLSATAALSALLLSDFSEVRLPQSSLATEDEGSSLTTYLIISLVFVSVLFLASTVAFVAHKVCKRKELKGGHVLYGTGNLQSSLAEAANAGTLPHAYCYEVSLTTGSGNSEFKFLKPILPSLPPQHCARGGGADDEQDLPQGPVTMEDVAPDNPGTLSAEPFNSLSFT; encoded by the coding sequence ATGGCGATCGCAAGGCAAGTGctttgtctctctgctttcctctccctgccgcaCGCTCGCTCCGAGCCCATCCGCTACTCCGTAGCCGAGGAGGGGGAGAGCGGCTCCGTGGTAGCGAACGTGGCGGAGGACGCGGGGCTGGCCCCGGCGCAGCTCTCGGCTCGCCGCGCCCGCCTGGCCTCGGAGGACGGCCGGCAGCACTTTCGCTTAGACCGCGGCACCGGCCGCCTCGTCGTGGCCGAGAGGCTGGACCGGGAGCAGCTGTGCGGGCAGTCCGGGACGTGCACGCTCCCCTTCGAGCTCCTGCTGGCAAACCCCCTGCAGTTCTTTCGGGTCGAGGTGGCCGTGGAGGACATCAATGACCATTCGCCCGTTTTCCCCGAGCAACAGGTCACTTTTAAGATCCTGGAAACTAGTAACCCGGGCTCGCGTTTCCCGCTGGAGGGGGCTCGGGACCTGGATATTGGCAGCAACAGCATCCAGGCTTACAGCATCTCTCCCAAGAACGAGTACTTTAGTGTCTCCTTTGGGAGTCGGAGGAATGGTGACAAATATGTGGAACTGGTTTTGGAAAAGCCGCTAGACAGAGAGGAGCAGGCGGAGATGCACTTCAGTCTCATTGCCATGGATGGAGGCACTCCACCCAGGAGCGGGACCACCCAAGTCCACATTGTTGTTCTAGATGTAAATGACAACTCTCCGGTCTTCACACAGGAGCGGTATGTTGGCCAGGTACTGGAAAATGCTCCAGAGGGCTCTGTGGTTGTCAAGGTGGTGGCATCCGATCTTGATGCGGGACCTAACGGGGCCATCTCCTATCAATTCAGCCAAGCGGTGGGCCAGAGCCCCTCAGCATTTATCATTGACCCTGTGAGCGGTGAAATTAGACTCACAAAGCCTCTGGACTTTGAGGTGGCAGAGAATCACGAGCTCAGCGTGCGGGCCACGGACGGCGGGGGCCTCTCAGCAATCTGCAAGGTGTTGGTGGAGGTGGTGGATGTGAATGACAACGCGCCGGAGCTGGTGGTCAGTTCCttcagcagccccctccccgagAGCGCATCACCCGGGACGGTGGTCGCCCTCTTCACGGTCAGGGACCGGGATGCTGGTGCCAACGGGAAGATCACCTGTGCCCTGGAAGACCAGCTGTCGTTCTCCCTGCGACCAGCCTACAAGAATTACTATGAGCTGGTGACCGTGAGCGCGCTGGACCGGGAGGAGACGGCGCGGTACATCCTCACTGTCACAGCAGCAGACGCGGGGTCACCTCCTCTCACGACCACCCAGACCTTCACGGTGGACATCTCTGATGTGAACGACAACGCGCCTGTCTTCAACCAGACTTCGTACACCATGTACGTGCGTGAGAACAATGTGCCCACGGCGCTCGTTGGAGCCGTCAGCGCCTCGGATGCCGACGTGGGGCCCAATGCCAAGGTGACCTATTCCCTGGCCCCAGCGCACCCAGCAGAGCGGCCTCCCTGCTCCTGTATCTCTGTGAACTCTGAGAACGGGCACGTGTTTGTGCTGCGGCCCCTGGACTACGAGCATGTGAGGCAGATCGAGGTCTCAGTGAGTGCCTCTGACGCGGGGTCGCCTCGCCTTAGCGCCAACGTGACCGTCCGCCTTGTCGTGGTGGACGAGAATGACAATGCGCCTCTGGTGCTGCACCCCGCCCAGGACAGCAGCCCACCGTCCAGCGAGCTGGTGCCCATTTCGGCTGAGGCGGGGTACCTCGTCACCAAAGTGGTGGCTGTTGATGCCGACTCGGGGCAGAACTCGTGGCTCTCGTACCACTTGCTGAAGGCCAGCGACCCCGGGCTGTTTGCGGTGGGTGCCCAAAGCGGGGAGGTGCGGCTGAGGAGGCCAGTGACGGAGAGGGACGCCGTGAAGCAGAAGCTCGTCATCCTGGTGCGAGACAACGGGCGGCCACCGCTGTCAGCCACTGCGGCACTGAGCGCGCTCCTGCTCAGTGACTTCTCGGAGGTGCGCCTACcgcagagcagcctggccacGGAGGACGAGGGCAGCTCCCTGACCACCTATTTAATCATTTCATTGGTCTTTGTCTCGGTCCTCTTCCTCGCGTCCACGGTCGCCTTCGTCGCTCATAAGGTGTGCAAGAGAAAGGAGCTGAAGGGTGGGCATGTGCTTTACGGCACCGGCAacttgcagagcagcctggccgAGGCGGCCAATGCGGGGACCCTGCCCCACGCCTATTGCTACGAGGTCAGCCTCACAACAGGCTCGGGCAACAGCGAGTTCAAGTTCCTCAAGCccatcctccccagcctgccaccTCAGCACTGTGCCAGGGGCGGGGGCGCCGATGATGAACAGGATTTGCCCCAGGGCCCTGTCACCATGGAGGACGTGGCACCAGACAACCCAGGGACGCTCTCTGCCGAACCGTTCAACAGTCTTTCCTTTACCTAG